Below is a genomic region from Candidatus Eisenbacteria bacterium.
AGAGAAGAAGCGCAGCGATCGTGAAGATGCCGGCGAGCGCAAACTTGACGGCGTTCCCGCGCACCGCGTCGTAGCCGCCCGCGAGCACGAATGTCCCGAGAAGAAGCACGCCGATCCCCGCTTGGAGAAACCCGCCGTAGAAGCCGAGCGCAAAAAGGAGCGGATAGAGCCGCAAGGGAACACGTCCGCCTTCGCTCTTCCCCTCCCACCGCTTCGGGTCGACGAAGACGGTCATCGCCATCGCGCCGATGAGAACCGCCACGACCTTGCGGAAGATCTCCTCGTCGAGGACCGTGGCGAGATACGCGCCCGGGACCGCTCCGAGGACGAGCGGCACAGCGAGCGAAGGGACATCCTTCCACGGGCGGACGTTGTGGCGGTGATACGTCCAAACCCCGGCGACGCACTGCAGGACGATCGCGATCCGGTTCGTGGCGTTCGCGACCTGAGGAGGCAACCCGACGAGAAGAAGGAGCGGAAGGGTCACGAACGATCCGCCGCCGGCGAGCGCGTTGAGAACCCCGCAGACAAAGCCTCCCGCGGCGAGGGCGACCGCCATCCAGAAGCTCGGCAAGTCGTTCCGCTCCTCTCCGTCAGTCGACGAGCTTCCAGTCCGCCGCGCCGGGCCCCTCCGGCTTCAACCGAAAGCGCTCGGGATCCTCGCGGATCATGCGGCGCAGCCATCCCTCCGGGTGTCCCTTCTCCTGCGCCTCGTTGTTCGAGTCCCGCACGTAACCGTCGTTGTACTTCGCGACGAGATGCTCGGAGAGCTCTCTCCAGCGGGCCGCGACA
It encodes:
- a CDS encoding sulfite exporter TauE/SafE family protein, with the protein product MPSFWMAVALAAGGFVCGVLNALAGGGSFVTLPLLLLVGLPPQVANATNRIAIVLQCVAGVWTYHRHNVRPWKDVPSLAVPLVLGAVPGAYLATVLDEEIFRKVVAVLIGAMAMTVFVDPKRWEGKSEGGRVPLRLYPLLFALGFYGGFLQAGIGVLLLGTFVLAGGYDAVRGNAVKFALAGIFTIAALLLFAGAGQVQWAPGLVVAAGTILGGIVGARLVIAKGARWVRVFVVLAAVAAIAKLLS